aaaaaaaactaaaataaaaaataaactcggTATGAAATCCTACGCTGACAAGGTGACAAAGTCTGTGGTCTGATGTTTTTGTAGGACATCCGCATTAAgacaccaaaatatattttttaaataaataaaaaatctaaatttttattctgaaaatatttttatttctctgaaaaaggtttttctatttttttctttgaagtgattttttttctcagaaaaaaaaaaattgttatctctaacattttttaattattattattattataaaaataattaatttatagttaacaaaaaaaatttttttatgaaatcctGCGCTGACAAGGTGACAGAACGTCTGTGGTCTTTATCTGTTGATTTATACATGTTAAATTATTGTACAATACAATAACAAGAATATTTTTCAAATCctaatcaagaaaaaaaaaaaagataatttacatttaaaatgcagaGAATTCGTTTTTTTCGTAGGACATCCGctaccaaaaaataataaatctagTGATTTTATttaccttgcggttcagggctgcCGTAATAATAATCATCTTTTATTTCAGGATATAAATACAGAGAGAAACACAAAGActaacaggaagtgacatcacagaATATGACCACACAGGGAGTCAAGGTCAAAGAGTGAAATTGTAAAGTAAGGTCAAAGGTCACAGAGACAGTTTATTAGAGGATGTTTATTAGAGGAAAGATCAACAAGTGAGAGGACTGGCCCACTCGAATATTCCATacattatgattatgattatgtgACGTACATGTTATTGCACAGAAGAGACGCGTGTTTCTGGCTGTAATGTGGCGAGCCGCTGTTACAGTCTGAAATATTAGAAACACATTTTAGATATAAATCCATAATGACATTTTTGACAGTTTGAAGAGAAATAtgtgtgaatctcatgaaaacgggtcacattttaccccaaaataaaacgaaaaacaataataaattgtTGTATTTTGTAGCCCCAATAACAACTTTGACATCGTGACGTAATTTTCACGACAATTAAGCACATAGGCTTCATTCTCtacatgcaaaatataatttattttgattttggggtgaaatatgatgcACCGGAAGTAGGTCACCAAGGGAACAGACGTGAGCACGTAACTCATTTATACTTTAAACTTAATGAATCACATTAGAGACGAGACACAAACACACGATACGACCATCACTGTAtatttacatacacacattttaactaCACGTTATATTAGTGAACAAAATGGCTCTGTTTACATTGCTAATGAGTGTTTACAGGCTAACTAGCGGTCTGTAATATCAGTGGGAATCTGTCGTTCCCAAAGTGGGATTTCAAGCAGCTCTATGTGCATAAAACGGCTGCTAATATATCATTATTACCGTTATACATTAACAACATAAACACAAGTTCACACAACATTAGCAACAACACACGCAATCTCACGTCCAGGTCATAGTTCACCCCCAATCAAAAGCAAGATTTaagaaatgttattttctcaaagcaAATCAAGCCAATATTGGGGACCATTAAGACCATCAAAATGGCAAATCTCGTGTTCGTTACTCCGATAGTCGAACTGAAATAGAGTTATACAAATCATACTtaatgttttggtttaaatgagCATTTAGGGTATACAGTAGAACAAATACAGTGATGTATATTTCGCAGGTGTACTTtgccatttttataaaaaaaaataaataaaaaaaaatcttaaagggacagttcacccaaaaatgataattcagtcattgtttactcaccggTGTGTTGTTGTAAcgctatatgactttctttcttgttctgaacacaaagggagaaattgtgaataaatttcacaataaaaacagagaacagaacttactaaacatgtccgAAGAGTTTGTAgctgaagaattgatgcatttctatgcccaaccTTGTTTTTTTGAACGGAGTAttcagaaatcaaacagaaacatagaggaggctacaggacGCCACAGTCACAGcgtgtcctaacctgacggcaaaTGACAtgtgataaaaggtatattttcgtcctaaccagcagtgatgaGAGACGGGACGTTCTATCGttcgcttgttttctattttcggcatcgtGCGTGTAACtccgtccactgtgaactggcaccagtccaaaaactaaaaaataaggctggacatAGCAACGCATCAATACTTCcattacaaactcttcagacgtgtttagtaagttctgttctgtgttttgtgtggagttgtgttgttctgttgtcactatcactgtttttagataaacaaaacgagttttctcttgaacgcctccaatgtcgtgaggggtgcgtgaactgttgctctcgtgtcctatcatgatcactcacaggtgatcaacagtgaacatttacactcaataatacatcagatttcagtttctcatcaaatcttatcagtatcataacaatcatgagcctcatgaataattaattagacttctgaatgatacttttgtgttcttttgaagcttgaagaggtggtcatcataaactgccattgtgacatcacagagcacaacatttattcacagtttctccctttgtgttcagagacagacagaaagtcatatagagttacaacaacacaagagtgagtaaacaatgactgaattatcaTTTTAGtttgaactctccctttaatggTCCTAAAACAGACACATTATGAATTATTGTTTCTTTTGAGTTTGGGGTGAAATACTGTAGGAGCTCCACATGTGATACACATACAGCTAAAGGCTATGTAGAGGAATAAGTCAGCCAGAATAAAGAATAAAGTCAAACAGGATTATTGCAAACAAAACATGTGAAAGATAGAAAACAGTATTTGAACACAATCACACAGCTGCTACAGGTCTGTGTCACCATCAACATACATTCAATGACACATTCGAGAATATATTCACTTTCAGTTTGATAAACAATAAAAGTCGTGCGTGATCAAAACTAAATCTCTCATTTGACTTTCTGGAATCGGAGTGACCCAAACTCCAGACGTGATTTTAGTGTCTCAGATTTTAATTTTCTTATAgaatgaatctcacaaaacaaaatcaacataTCCGGGTCATATTTTATccccaaaatctaaagaaaaaaatgcaaaattaaaagagaataatacaaaaaattattagatttttttaagcatatttctgagatttgttttatttatggcattactttttaacaaatatattttcaccccaaatttgaatacaattttaattaaaaaaataaattgaatgatatattatttaaattgtaaagtgtttGTAGTGGTTAGAAATGATAGTGGTACAAACAAACTCAAAAGTAAAATGTCTgtatgtattacagtaatgagagaaataagaaattaaaataaaaaatgtatatcaaagAGGAtactaaaaaaacaatttttaagcTTTTTTCTGAGGCAttacttttataataattttaaaaatattttccctccaaatatgaatttaattAGAATACAATTCCAAtttctaatttaaaaataaataaataatatagaattAAAGTGTTCAAGTGTTTTTAGTGTTTATAAATCATAGCTACAAACTCAAAAGTAAAATGTCTgttcttaattgtcatgaaaataatgtcacatgcaAACAATCTTATCgttcctaaaaataggcttcagtttcagaaaaataagctttttttttcctttatattttATGGTTAAATATGAGCTGGATATGTTATTGTGAGCGTCACCCCATAATCGTAGCATCCTCTACTTCCACTCAGTCGTGAAAGTAAAATGTAAGGCCTCAATAGTAAAGATCACTAGGTTTAGTCATAATAAATACAATCTCTTATTTCTTCATTAATGTGCCAAATAATCCTTTAAATAGTCTTTTTAGGCGCTACACTGGGAGAGAAAACTCACCCACTCAGGGAGTAAAATCcaacacaataaatataaataaaattaaactaaagtaccacaaacacacacacacacacaagcagtgaTGGACCGGTTACTCCGGTGCGGGACCCAGGGTCGCCCTGCTGTCGCTGAGGAAGGCCTGCAGGGGGGGCAGTTTGGAGAGCAGGCTGGGACAGGGCATGACCTGCAGAGAGGGCAGGATCTGAGCCAGACTGGGTGGCTGGAGGGTGTACAGACCTGCCATACTGATGGAGCAGGGGCCCGGGGCCCCTCCTGAGGACGAGGAGGATggggaggatgaggaggaggaagagggcgAGATAGAGGGGTGTGCGGAGGCCTGCTGGCGGAGGGTGAGCCGCTGATGCTGATGATGCGGTCGTCTCTTCTCTTGAGCTTTACAGTCTACAGCAGGACacaacacacacttaaacacactaAACATTTCATTTGGGTATTTAAATCATGTCTGATCTTTCTGAGCTGCTGTTTAACTTTTGTTTCATTTGCTTTCAAACTGTGACCAGCAAAGATCGGACTTTGTGTTCAGAATACACAGGCCCATTGTTCAGAGAGATTTGAGATGGTACACACCAAATATTGTGCAAATAAGACACACacttaagtacacacacacacacacacacacacacaccctccccatctccgtgcaccactcccGAAATGAGGCCGCTCCAGCCGACTTCAACCTGAGTGcctcacacaaaactctgaaccctcaaccaaaattcttggatcttaacacacccccaaaaatcATGTGTTGTGTCCCCattttctgattggcattgccagcaggtgggtgtggcTTTAAGACCAAGCCCAtccaatctagagggggtccaatagaatcgatgcaaaatcttaaatggcataaggtgcacccttgcatctctagatgcagattgATGTTTTTTGACCCCCTCTTCCAATATCAAGTTTAAATCttcctcccataatctcttgatagaagttgaagctccgccccccagactctgaattatcagggagtaacacactgatgcctcatgaccgtttccaaaagtagtaatcacacctcccagagtatctgctgctttaggggggtgtatgctactcccaaaaacaatacagagcagctggcgctctcatataggtcaccgagtgtagtaaaccccctcacaatccactctgaccagcaaaaagggcacttatatttatttatttatttattggatttttctcccaatttggaacggccaattcccaatgcgctctaagtcctcgtggtggtgtagtgactcgcctcaatccgggtggcggaggacgaatctcagttgcctccgcgtctgagaccatcaatccacgcatcttatcacatgacttgtttagcgtgttgccacagagacatagcgtgtgtgtggaggcttcacggtattctccacgatccacgcacaactcaccacacaaccaaccgagagcgagaaccacattatagtggggcagtggtggctcagtggttgaggctcagggttactgaccagaaggtcgggggttcaagctccagcaccaccaagatgccactgttgggcccttgagtaagacacttaactccaggttgctccggggggattgtccctgtaataagtgcactgtaagttgctttggataaaagcgtctgccaaatgcataaatgtaaattgtagcaaccacgaggaggttaccccatgtgactctaccctccctagcaaccgggacaatttggttgctaaggagatctgactggagtcactcagcacgccctggattcaaactcgcgactccagcggtgatagtcagcgtcaatactcgctgagatacccaaagTAATGGGTAGAGAACTGCTCTCAGAAACTCTGTGTTATGAGGTTACTTTTAGGGAAGTCCTGATAACATATTTTCATCATCATTGGAGTTATTCTATCAAATAAAGGGCTGCATATATGAAGCTGTGCAAAGCTCATTAGCCTCACGCATGCTTTGAGTATATGTAATACACTATAGAGAACAGAGCTTTACAGAGCACCTCATTAATTGATTCATGTTAATCTGTGTTTTTAAAGTGTGATCTCACCTCTGACGGGCCCCGGGGTCCTGTTAGAGTGCCTGTGTGTGCTGGTGCCATGAGCGTTGGCCGGGCTGGACGCGTTACTGCCGAAGGTGAAGCTCGGTGAGTTCTTGAGCTGAGGAGACGTCTGGCGGCTTCCATTAACGTTAGCGCTAATCTGCTCACGGCTGAGTGAGTTCTCAGAGGCCGAACTGCTCAAACTACTGACATGAACACAAACAGTCTATGTTTATAATGAACTAATTAAACTCTGGAAACTAACTTGTTGAATGTTTGGACTTACGCGGGTTTGGGTGGGCTGCTGGACTTTGTGTTGGCGTTTCGTCGGTTGTTGGACATCAGACTCTTGCTGTTGCGCACTTGTCTGAGGATGGACGCGCGTAGATTCACCAGACTGCTGTGTTCAGACAAAACCAACCGCGGCCACGGGTTACACTGCGCCATATCCAGTGCTGCTACAGCAACAGCACGCCCCACCTGAAACACACAACGATCATGTGAAGTGTGTCTCTCTGTCATTTAAAGTCATCAACcacaaatgtaaattcagtcattgtttactcaccctcatctaacgtattattgagtgtaaatgttcactgttgatctcctgtgtgtgttcatgataggacatgagagcaacagttcacacacccctcacgacatgggggcgttcaagcgaaaactcgttgtgtttatctaaaaacagtgatagagacaacaaaacacaactgcacacaaaacacagaacagaacttacttaacatgtctgaagagtttgtagctgaagaattgatgcatttctatgcccagccttattttttagtttttggacTGGTGCCAGTTCCCAGTGGACGGACTGGCCGTCACGTTAGGACACGTGTGACTGTGGCGTCCTGTAGCCTcatctatgtttctgtttgattttggagtactctgttaaaaaaaataaggctgggcatagaaatgcatcaattcttggactGTAAACTCATGtggacatgtttagtaagttctgttctgtgttttgtgtgcagttgtgttctgttgtcactatcactgtttttagataaacgcTTGAACgcccccaatgtcgtgaggggtgcgtgaactgttgctctcgtttcctatcatgaacacacacaggagatcaacagtgaacatttacactcaataatacatcagatttcagtttctcatcaaatcttatcctatcataacaatcatgagcctcatgaataattaattagacttctgaatgatacttttgtgttcttttgaagcttgaagaggtggtcaccataaactgccattgtgacatcacagagcacaacatttattcacagtttctccctttgtgttcagaacaagaaagaaactcatatagagttacaacaacacaagagtgagtaaacaatgactgaatttacatttttgggtgaactgtcccttcaaAATAAGCGGTGTTTCTGGCATATGTTTAGATGTGTGTGAATGTACCTGTTCAAACAACTCAGGTGTGTATTTGGGCGGGAAGGTGGGCAATGGAGGGGGTGTGGCTCGCCCATTATCATGACAGGCGGGTGGGATGGTGTTAACCGAGCGGCCTGTATTATAATTGCACTCCAGTGTGTAACTAAATGCAGAACAAAGCAAAagacaaacattcaaacattaataTTGGATTGATTTCTTCTTCTTTGGTCTAAATGGTCATCTGTCGTGGGACCTCGGCAGTCGGATCAGTACCTGTGTACGAGGCCGATGGTTTTGTGAATGGCCACGCGTCCACTGCCCTCTTTCGACTGACCGTCGCGTTTATCGCGAGCATACATGTTCTTCTCTGAGAAGTTACAGCCCAGAAAGTCAAAGTGAGCAGAGTTTAGTGAAATTAGCTTTGGGTACAACATGTTCTCCACCTGAAAAGACAAAGGAAATAAGAGCTTTTATTGtaaaaacacatttctttcaGTTTATTACGGTTATTATTGAATCAGAATAAAATTACAATACCAACACACCTGTTGAGTCTCGTCCGTCAGGTTGTTGCCGTACATAAAGCATCCCCTTTTGGAGGCGTGGCCATGCAGGTCGATGTAATAGGCCACTCCGCTCTCCTGGGGCGGGATCTGCTCAGATAGGGCAGGGTTTGATACGGGCGACGCTTCCCCTCTGCTCGCCGTTGATTCGTTCTCATCACAAGGCCCCGCCTCCCTCTCGACTCCGCCCTTTTCCCAGCTCTCCTCCAGCTGCATTGGAGTCGGCCCCTCCACTTGTACCGCCTCATTACGCATGTTGAGACAGCGCTCCAGCTCAGTGGCCGTGGTCAGAGGAGGAGCGGTGTTTGATTGGTTGGAGGTTTTAAGGGCGGAGGCAGCACTGTTGCCAAGGTGACTGTGTGTGTGGTGGTAGAGTAGAAGAGATTTGGCGCCGTATATGGAGGGATGCAGATCTGGACTGGGGTTTACATACTGTCTGTTAAGATTCACACCGCGCGAGTCTGTTctgtaaacacaaataaaataaataataaaagag
This sequence is a window from Xyrauchen texanus isolate HMW12.3.18 chromosome 45, RBS_HiC_50CHRs, whole genome shotgun sequence. Protein-coding genes within it:
- the LOC127637339 gene encoding cytosolic carboxypeptidase-like protein 5 isoform X1; amino-acid sequence: MEFRFGNVVFSSRFDSGNLARVERVERPESDGDTGRSANGSVHAQPDYEFNVWTKPDCASTEFENSNRSWFYFSVRGMLPGKLLKINVMNMNKQSKLYSQGMAPFVLTLPVKTRWERVRERPTFEMSDSQFVLSFVHPLLDVRGVTTYFSFCYPFSYTECQDMMLQLDQKFISSKHTLGPCSPVESIYYHRELLCYSLDGHRVDLITVSSCHGLLEEREPRLDRLFPDLSTPRPHCFTGKRVFFLSSRVHPGETPSSFVFNGFLNFILSQEDLRAQTLRRLFVFKLIPMLNPDGVVRGHYRTDSRGVNLNRQYVNPSPDLHPSIYGAKSLLLYHHTHSHLGNSAASALKTSNQSNTAPPLTTATELERCLNMRNEAVQVEGPTPMQLEESWEKGGVEREAGPCDENESTASRGEASPVSNPALSEQIPPQESGVAYYIDLHGHASKRGCFMYGNNLTDETQQVENMLYPKLISLNSAHFDFLGCNFSEKNMYARDKRDGQSKEGSGRVAIHKTIGLVHSYTLECNYNTGRSVNTIPPACHDNGRATPPPLPTFPPKYTPELFEQVGRAVAVAALDMAQCNPWPRLVLSEHSSLVNLRASILRQVRNSKSLMSNNRRNANTKSSSPPKPASLSSSASENSLSREQISANVNGSRQTSPQLKNSPSFTFGSNASSPANAHGTSTHRHSNRTPGPVRDCKAQEKRRPHHQHQRLTLRQQASAHPSISPSSSSSSSPSSSSSGGAPGPCSISMAVCLRKDVPESGGRGIKTGRPGLAHSHASQQRKAFPAQEPQRESVDFLTFIEYSRLERQPRPSRIPVRKDSQSAVPPLSGDSEALKVWKLIKPSIKKHLAGVSGKDAPSLRLATKVLLRNQSSGGTTNKTPAADTHDNRSLQT
- the LOC127637339 gene encoding cytosolic carboxypeptidase-like protein 5 isoform X2, whose product is MEFRFGNVVFSSRFDSGNLARVERVERPESDGDTGRSANGSVHAQPDYEFNVWTKPDCASTEFENSNRSWFYFSVRGMLPGKLLKINVMNMNKQSKLYSQGMAPFVLTLPVKTRWERVRERPTFEMSDSQFVLSFVHPLLDVRGVTTYFSFCYPFSYTECQDMMLQLDQKFISSKHTLGPCSPVESIYYHRELLCYSLDGHRVDLITVSSCHGLLEEREPRLDRLFPDLSTPRPHCFTGKRVFFLSSRVHPGETPSSFVFNGFLNFILSQEDLRAQTLRRLFVFKLIPMLNPDGVVRGHYRTDSRGVNLNRQYVNPSPDLHPSIYGAKSLLLYHHTHSHLGNSAASALKTSNQSNTAPPLTTATELERCLNMRNEAVQVEGPTPMQLEESWEKGGVEREAGPCDENESTASRGEASPVSNPALSEQIPPQESGVAYYIDLHGHASKRGCFMYGNNLTDETQQVENMLYPKLISLNSAHFDFLGCNFSEKNMYARDKRDGQSKEGSGRVAIHKTIGLVHSYTLECNYNTGRSVNTIPPACHDNGRATPPPLPTFPPKYTPELFEQVGRAVAVAALDMAQCNPWPRLVLSEHSSLVNLRASILRQVRNSKSLMSNNRRNANTKSSSPPKPALSSSASENSLSREQISANVNGSRQTSPQLKNSPSFTFGSNASSPANAHGTSTHRHSNRTPGPVRDCKAQEKRRPHHQHQRLTLRQQASAHPSISPSSSSSSSPSSSSSGGAPGPCSISMAVCLRKDVPESGGRGIKTGRPGLAHSHASQQRKAFPAQEPQRESVDFLTFIEYSRLERQPRPSRIPVRKDSQSAVPPLSGDSEALKVWKLIKPSIKKHLAGVSGKDAPSLRLATKVLLRNQSSGGTTNKTPAADTHDNRSLQT